In one window of Nomascus leucogenys isolate Asia chromosome 1a, Asia_NLE_v1, whole genome shotgun sequence DNA:
- the FAM120AOS gene encoding uncharacterized protein FAM120AOS, whose translation MRLILNLCRGAGCNLQAVAGQLLPSTWSLHAHALTKEAPILPVKKISRSCSVNNKVSEKTTKPPTLRSFLSPI comes from the exons ATGAGGTTGATACT AAACCTCTGTAGAGGAGCAGGATGCAACCTACAGGCTGTGGCCGGACAGCTGCTGCCCAGCACATGGAGCCTGCACGCGCACGCTTTGACCAAAGAAGCCCCCATACTCCCGGTGAAAAAG atttccAGAAGCTGTTCTGTCAATAACAAAGTGTCagagaaaaccacaaaaccaCCAACACTAAGATCATTCTTGAGTCCAATTTGA